The Humulus lupulus chromosome 3, drHumLupu1.1, whole genome shotgun sequence genome window below encodes:
- the LOC133824575 gene encoding myb-related protein 2-like isoform X3 — MSSMYHHHHPHHLSGKNINMHVSTSRMSTIPPERHLFLQGGAGNGGAAAASGGGHGDAGLVLSTDAKPRLKWTPDLHERFVEAVNQLGGADKATPKTVMKLMGIPGLTLYHLKSHLQKYRLSKNLHGQATSPTKIGTVGGGPVVERISEAMSANHMNNLSIINGPQTNNRGFHINETLQMQIEVQRRLHEQLELRIEAQGKYLQAVLEKAQETLGRQNVGTVVGLEAAKVQLSELVSKVSTQCLNSAFQAPPLELTPCPNPSPGRSHGQGGGGGRAGQPNDCSVDSCLTFDHGSQKDQEIIAHRNNTNGMVLRAYHNNNNSAITNTNTTTTSFFDSKEGNTTSSTPEEKLDHNNMFLRQERRVFSIERSGLSMSIGGNNHDIRWDSTEDHNSFSTGSRALALDSVKVDNDEEDEDDDDENEKVSQTCSTRSSVPNFFAAKLDLNAHHNDQNDSSSNCKQFDLNGFSWS, encoded by the exons atgagtaGCATGTATCATCACCATCATCCTCATCATCTTTCAGGGAAGAACATTAATATGCATGTTTCTACTTCAAGGATGAGTACCATTCCTCCGGAAAGGCATTTGTTTCTTCAAGGAGGAGCTGGGAACGGCGGTGCCGCCGCCGCCTCCGGCGGCGGCCATGGAGACGCTGGATTAGTCCTCTCTACCGACGCCAAACCCCGCCTCAAGTGGACTCCGGATCTCCATGAGCGGTTTGTAGAAGCTGTCAATCAACTTGGTGGAGCAGACA AGGCTACTCCCAAAACTGTAATGAAACTCATGGGGATTCCAGGACTCACCTTGTACCACCTCAAGAGCCATCTTCAG AAGTATAGACTCAGTAAGAATCTACACGGACAAGCAACAAGCCCAACCAAAATTG GTACGGTTGGTGGGGGGCCGGTAGTTGAAAGAATATCAGAAGCAATGAGTGCAAATCATATGAACAATTTAAGCATTATAAATGGGCCTCAAACAAACAA CAGAGGTTTTCATATAAATGAAACACTACAAATGCAAATCGAAGTACAAAGAAGGCTCCATGAACAGCTCGAG CTTCGAATAGAGGCTCAAGGAAAATACTTGCAGGCAGTGCTGGAGAAAGCTCAGGAGACACTCGGAAGACAAAACGTGGGAACCGTAGTGGGACTCGAAGCAGCCAAAGTTCAACTCTCCGAACTTGTTTCCAAGGTATCCACTCAGTGTCTCAACTCGGCCTTCCAAGCTCCGCCGCTTGAACTGACTCCTTGCCCTAACCCTAGCCCTGGCCGCAGCCACGGCCAGGGCGGGGGTGGGGGCAGGGCCGGGCAACCTAACGATTGCTCGGTCGATAGTTGCCTGACATTCGATCACGGATCCCAAAAGGACCAAGAAATCATAGCTCATCGCAACAACACAAATGGGATGGTTTTGAGAGCTTACCATAACAATAACAATAGTGCTATTACTaacactaatactactactacttcatTTTTTGATTCCAAAGAAGGTAATACTACTAGTTCTACTCCAGAAGAGAAACTCGATCACAACAACATGTTTCTCAGGCAAGAAAGAAGAGTGTTTTCCATCGAAAGAAGTGGGTTGTCGATGAGCATTGGAGGGAATAATCATGATATCAGATGGGACAGTACAGAAGATCACAACAGCTTTAGTACTGGTTCAAGAGCACTAGCACTGGATTCGGTCAAGGTGGATAatgatgaagaagatgaagatgatgatgatgagaatGAGAAGGTGTCTCAAACATGTAGTACAAGATCTTCTGTGCCTAATTTCTTTGCAGCGAAACTTGATCTGAATGCTCATCATAATGATCAAAACGACTCCTCTTCGAACTGCAAACAGTTTGACTTGAATGGATTCAGCTGGAGCTga
- the LOC133824575 gene encoding myb-related protein 2-like isoform X4, protein MSSMYHHHHPHHLSGKNINMHVSTSRMSTIPPERHLFLQGGAGNGGAAAASGGGHGDAGLVLSTDAKPRLKWTPDLHERFVEAVNQLGGADKATPKTVMKLMGIPGLTLYHLKSHLQKYRLSKNLHGQATSPTKIGTVGGGPVVERISEAMSANHMNNLSIINGPQTNKGFHINETLQMQIEVQRRLHEQLELRIEAQGKYLQAVLEKAQETLGRQNVGTVVGLEAAKVQLSELVSKVSTQCLNSAFQAPPLELTPCPNPSPGRSHGQGGGGGRAGQPNDCSVDSCLTFDHGSQKDQEIIAHRNNTNGMVLRAYHNNNNSAITNTNTTTTSFFDSKEGNTTSSTPEEKLDHNNMFLRQERRVFSIERSGLSMSIGGNNHDIRWDSTEDHNSFSTGSRALALDSVKVDNDEEDEDDDDENEKVSQTCSTRSSVPNFFAAKLDLNAHHNDQNDSSSNCKQFDLNGFSWS, encoded by the exons atgagtaGCATGTATCATCACCATCATCCTCATCATCTTTCAGGGAAGAACATTAATATGCATGTTTCTACTTCAAGGATGAGTACCATTCCTCCGGAAAGGCATTTGTTTCTTCAAGGAGGAGCTGGGAACGGCGGTGCCGCCGCCGCCTCCGGCGGCGGCCATGGAGACGCTGGATTAGTCCTCTCTACCGACGCCAAACCCCGCCTCAAGTGGACTCCGGATCTCCATGAGCGGTTTGTAGAAGCTGTCAATCAACTTGGTGGAGCAGACA AGGCTACTCCCAAAACTGTAATGAAACTCATGGGGATTCCAGGACTCACCTTGTACCACCTCAAGAGCCATCTTCAG AAGTATAGACTCAGTAAGAATCTACACGGACAAGCAACAAGCCCAACCAAAATTG GTACGGTTGGTGGGGGGCCGGTAGTTGAAAGAATATCAGAAGCAATGAGTGCAAATCATATGAACAATTTAAGCATTATAAATGGGCCTCAAACAAACAA AGGTTTTCATATAAATGAAACACTACAAATGCAAATCGAAGTACAAAGAAGGCTCCATGAACAGCTCGAG CTTCGAATAGAGGCTCAAGGAAAATACTTGCAGGCAGTGCTGGAGAAAGCTCAGGAGACACTCGGAAGACAAAACGTGGGAACCGTAGTGGGACTCGAAGCAGCCAAAGTTCAACTCTCCGAACTTGTTTCCAAGGTATCCACTCAGTGTCTCAACTCGGCCTTCCAAGCTCCGCCGCTTGAACTGACTCCTTGCCCTAACCCTAGCCCTGGCCGCAGCCACGGCCAGGGCGGGGGTGGGGGCAGGGCCGGGCAACCTAACGATTGCTCGGTCGATAGTTGCCTGACATTCGATCACGGATCCCAAAAGGACCAAGAAATCATAGCTCATCGCAACAACACAAATGGGATGGTTTTGAGAGCTTACCATAACAATAACAATAGTGCTATTACTaacactaatactactactacttcatTTTTTGATTCCAAAGAAGGTAATACTACTAGTTCTACTCCAGAAGAGAAACTCGATCACAACAACATGTTTCTCAGGCAAGAAAGAAGAGTGTTTTCCATCGAAAGAAGTGGGTTGTCGATGAGCATTGGAGGGAATAATCATGATATCAGATGGGACAGTACAGAAGATCACAACAGCTTTAGTACTGGTTCAAGAGCACTAGCACTGGATTCGGTCAAGGTGGATAatgatgaagaagatgaagatgatgatgatgagaatGAGAAGGTGTCTCAAACATGTAGTACAAGATCTTCTGTGCCTAATTTCTTTGCAGCGAAACTTGATCTGAATGCTCATCATAATGATCAAAACGACTCCTCTTCGAACTGCAAACAGTTTGACTTGAATGGATTCAGCTGGAGCTga
- the LOC133824575 gene encoding myb-related protein 2-like isoform X2 translates to MSSMYHHHHPHHLSGKNINMHVSTSRMSTIPPERHLFLQGGAGNGGAAAASGGGHGDAGLVLSTDAKPRLKWTPDLHERFVEAVNQLGGADKATPKTVMKLMGIPGLTLYHLKSHLQKYRLSKNLHGQATSPTKIGTVGGGPVVERISEAMSANHMNNLSIINGPQTNKGFHINETLQMQIEVQRRLHEQLEVQRHLQLRIEAQGKYLQAVLEKAQETLGRQNVGTVVGLEAAKVQLSELVSKVSTQCLNSAFQAPPLELTPCPNPSPGRSHGQGGGGGRAGQPNDCSVDSCLTFDHGSQKDQEIIAHRNNTNGMVLRAYHNNNNSAITNTNTTTTSFFDSKEGNTTSSTPEEKLDHNNMFLRQERRVFSIERSGLSMSIGGNNHDIRWDSTEDHNSFSTGSRALALDSVKVDNDEEDEDDDDENEKVSQTCSTRSSVPNFFAAKLDLNAHHNDQNDSSSNCKQFDLNGFSWS, encoded by the exons atgagtaGCATGTATCATCACCATCATCCTCATCATCTTTCAGGGAAGAACATTAATATGCATGTTTCTACTTCAAGGATGAGTACCATTCCTCCGGAAAGGCATTTGTTTCTTCAAGGAGGAGCTGGGAACGGCGGTGCCGCCGCCGCCTCCGGCGGCGGCCATGGAGACGCTGGATTAGTCCTCTCTACCGACGCCAAACCCCGCCTCAAGTGGACTCCGGATCTCCATGAGCGGTTTGTAGAAGCTGTCAATCAACTTGGTGGAGCAGACA AGGCTACTCCCAAAACTGTAATGAAACTCATGGGGATTCCAGGACTCACCTTGTACCACCTCAAGAGCCATCTTCAG AAGTATAGACTCAGTAAGAATCTACACGGACAAGCAACAAGCCCAACCAAAATTG GTACGGTTGGTGGGGGGCCGGTAGTTGAAAGAATATCAGAAGCAATGAGTGCAAATCATATGAACAATTTAAGCATTATAAATGGGCCTCAAACAAACAA AGGTTTTCATATAAATGAAACACTACAAATGCAAATCGAAGTACAAAGAAGGCTCCATGAACAGCTCGAG GTTCAACGACACTTGCAGCTTCGAATAGAGGCTCAAGGAAAATACTTGCAGGCAGTGCTGGAGAAAGCTCAGGAGACACTCGGAAGACAAAACGTGGGAACCGTAGTGGGACTCGAAGCAGCCAAAGTTCAACTCTCCGAACTTGTTTCCAAGGTATCCACTCAGTGTCTCAACTCGGCCTTCCAAGCTCCGCCGCTTGAACTGACTCCTTGCCCTAACCCTAGCCCTGGCCGCAGCCACGGCCAGGGCGGGGGTGGGGGCAGGGCCGGGCAACCTAACGATTGCTCGGTCGATAGTTGCCTGACATTCGATCACGGATCCCAAAAGGACCAAGAAATCATAGCTCATCGCAACAACACAAATGGGATGGTTTTGAGAGCTTACCATAACAATAACAATAGTGCTATTACTaacactaatactactactacttcatTTTTTGATTCCAAAGAAGGTAATACTACTAGTTCTACTCCAGAAGAGAAACTCGATCACAACAACATGTTTCTCAGGCAAGAAAGAAGAGTGTTTTCCATCGAAAGAAGTGGGTTGTCGATGAGCATTGGAGGGAATAATCATGATATCAGATGGGACAGTACAGAAGATCACAACAGCTTTAGTACTGGTTCAAGAGCACTAGCACTGGATTCGGTCAAGGTGGATAatgatgaagaagatgaagatgatgatgatgagaatGAGAAGGTGTCTCAAACATGTAGTACAAGATCTTCTGTGCCTAATTTCTTTGCAGCGAAACTTGATCTGAATGCTCATCATAATGATCAAAACGACTCCTCTTCGAACTGCAAACAGTTTGACTTGAATGGATTCAGCTGGAGCTga
- the LOC133824575 gene encoding myb-related protein 2-like isoform X1: MSSMYHHHHPHHLSGKNINMHVSTSRMSTIPPERHLFLQGGAGNGGAAAASGGGHGDAGLVLSTDAKPRLKWTPDLHERFVEAVNQLGGADKATPKTVMKLMGIPGLTLYHLKSHLQKYRLSKNLHGQATSPTKIGTVGGGPVVERISEAMSANHMNNLSIINGPQTNNRGFHINETLQMQIEVQRRLHEQLEVQRHLQLRIEAQGKYLQAVLEKAQETLGRQNVGTVVGLEAAKVQLSELVSKVSTQCLNSAFQAPPLELTPCPNPSPGRSHGQGGGGGRAGQPNDCSVDSCLTFDHGSQKDQEIIAHRNNTNGMVLRAYHNNNNSAITNTNTTTTSFFDSKEGNTTSSTPEEKLDHNNMFLRQERRVFSIERSGLSMSIGGNNHDIRWDSTEDHNSFSTGSRALALDSVKVDNDEEDEDDDDENEKVSQTCSTRSSVPNFFAAKLDLNAHHNDQNDSSSNCKQFDLNGFSWS; the protein is encoded by the exons atgagtaGCATGTATCATCACCATCATCCTCATCATCTTTCAGGGAAGAACATTAATATGCATGTTTCTACTTCAAGGATGAGTACCATTCCTCCGGAAAGGCATTTGTTTCTTCAAGGAGGAGCTGGGAACGGCGGTGCCGCCGCCGCCTCCGGCGGCGGCCATGGAGACGCTGGATTAGTCCTCTCTACCGACGCCAAACCCCGCCTCAAGTGGACTCCGGATCTCCATGAGCGGTTTGTAGAAGCTGTCAATCAACTTGGTGGAGCAGACA AGGCTACTCCCAAAACTGTAATGAAACTCATGGGGATTCCAGGACTCACCTTGTACCACCTCAAGAGCCATCTTCAG AAGTATAGACTCAGTAAGAATCTACACGGACAAGCAACAAGCCCAACCAAAATTG GTACGGTTGGTGGGGGGCCGGTAGTTGAAAGAATATCAGAAGCAATGAGTGCAAATCATATGAACAATTTAAGCATTATAAATGGGCCTCAAACAAACAA CAGAGGTTTTCATATAAATGAAACACTACAAATGCAAATCGAAGTACAAAGAAGGCTCCATGAACAGCTCGAG GTTCAACGACACTTGCAGCTTCGAATAGAGGCTCAAGGAAAATACTTGCAGGCAGTGCTGGAGAAAGCTCAGGAGACACTCGGAAGACAAAACGTGGGAACCGTAGTGGGACTCGAAGCAGCCAAAGTTCAACTCTCCGAACTTGTTTCCAAGGTATCCACTCAGTGTCTCAACTCGGCCTTCCAAGCTCCGCCGCTTGAACTGACTCCTTGCCCTAACCCTAGCCCTGGCCGCAGCCACGGCCAGGGCGGGGGTGGGGGCAGGGCCGGGCAACCTAACGATTGCTCGGTCGATAGTTGCCTGACATTCGATCACGGATCCCAAAAGGACCAAGAAATCATAGCTCATCGCAACAACACAAATGGGATGGTTTTGAGAGCTTACCATAACAATAACAATAGTGCTATTACTaacactaatactactactacttcatTTTTTGATTCCAAAGAAGGTAATACTACTAGTTCTACTCCAGAAGAGAAACTCGATCACAACAACATGTTTCTCAGGCAAGAAAGAAGAGTGTTTTCCATCGAAAGAAGTGGGTTGTCGATGAGCATTGGAGGGAATAATCATGATATCAGATGGGACAGTACAGAAGATCACAACAGCTTTAGTACTGGTTCAAGAGCACTAGCACTGGATTCGGTCAAGGTGGATAatgatgaagaagatgaagatgatgatgatgagaatGAGAAGGTGTCTCAAACATGTAGTACAAGATCTTCTGTGCCTAATTTCTTTGCAGCGAAACTTGATCTGAATGCTCATCATAATGATCAAAACGACTCCTCTTCGAACTGCAAACAGTTTGACTTGAATGGATTCAGCTGGAGCTga